A window of Fluoribacter dumoffii NY 23 contains these coding sequences:
- a CDS encoding TolC family protein, with amino-acid sequence MLTTEELLRLSEKNSQSINQAQLDVLVKVKEIEVAKAHYFPILRAEALESTGFPGSSNWLGIEGLVGSPYRSGPTAGVVAKQLIYDFGKTAAAVNAARSQVNVARQTTRVTMYEVQLFALKAFYQCATYKKKQEIWSNLAKESALITKEAKHFVKTGQRSVVDNYLSESETQEARTEYSYLKEQVLGSLKELSVIIGKSASTIDCPVLSESLIDSLNSKSRVYSSPYVKRAIADAKAAYENLIKEKSRFRPEIVAIASGGGMDKTHLIGREDYAVGVGVSMPLFDLNITSRINKAQAKLLVKQKAVAAQKQYIQELNAQLDLSIKSTLIRIKHLNIELNIAQEGFKVAKKRYFNLEGDLVDLREAWRNLARAQIIIEDARNELLLSKAAKALLNGWGY; translated from the coding sequence ATGTTAACTACGGAGGAACTGTTGCGTCTTTCTGAAAAAAACAGTCAATCTATCAATCAGGCGCAACTAGATGTACTTGTAAAAGTTAAAGAAATTGAAGTAGCTAAAGCGCATTATTTTCCTATTCTAAGAGCAGAGGCTCTGGAAAGTACGGGTTTTCCTGGTTCCTCCAATTGGCTTGGTATTGAAGGTTTAGTTGGATCTCCTTATCGCTCAGGACCTACAGCAGGAGTTGTTGCCAAACAGTTAATTTATGATTTTGGCAAAACTGCAGCAGCGGTAAATGCAGCTCGTTCGCAAGTTAATGTAGCCAGGCAAACTACTCGTGTGACTATGTATGAAGTTCAATTATTTGCCTTGAAAGCTTTTTATCAATGTGCTACCTATAAAAAAAAACAAGAAATATGGTCTAATTTGGCTAAGGAATCAGCTCTCATTACCAAGGAAGCAAAGCATTTTGTAAAAACAGGGCAACGGTCTGTAGTCGATAATTATTTGTCCGAATCAGAGACGCAAGAAGCACGTACAGAATATTCATATTTAAAGGAACAAGTTCTGGGAAGTCTTAAAGAACTCTCCGTAATTATAGGTAAAAGTGCCTCTACAATTGATTGTCCAGTATTATCAGAGAGCCTGATTGACTCATTAAACTCAAAAAGCCGTGTTTATTCAAGCCCCTATGTGAAAAGAGCGATTGCCGACGCCAAAGCAGCCTATGAAAATTTAATAAAAGAAAAATCACGATTTAGACCTGAGATCGTAGCGATTGCCAGTGGTGGCGGTATGGATAAAACCCATTTGATAGGAAGGGAGGATTATGCTGTCGGAGTTGGGGTTTCAATGCCGCTTTTTGATCTTAATATAACAAGTCGCATCAATAAAGCCCAAGCTAAGTTACTCGTCAAACAAAAAGCTGTTGCCGCACAAAAACAATACATACAAGAGTTAAATGCACAACTTGATTTAAGCATTAAATCTACTTTAATTCGAATAAAACACCTTAACATTGAATTAAACATTGCGCAGGAGGGTTTCAAAGTAGCGAAAAAAAGGTATTTTAATCTGGAGGGAGACCTGGTTGATTTGAGGGAAGCT